In Bradyrhizobium paxllaeri, the genomic stretch CTCGGCTGCCACGGCTCAGGACTGGAAGGCAAAGTATCCTGAATTGGTATTCGCAAAGGTTCCCGATGAGAATGCCTCGGGCACAACCAACCGATGGACGCCTTTGGCAGAGTATCTGTCCCGCGAGCTCGGCACTAAGGTCACGCTTCGGATCGCCAACGATTATGCCGCTGTTATCGAAGGCCAGCGGGCAGGGAACATCCACATAGCGATGTATGGCCCGGCGTCCTACGCGCGCGCCTACATCATCGGTGCGAAGGTCGAGCCGTTCGCGATCGAAGTGAATGGCGACGGAACCAAAGGCTATTATTCGGTCCTCTATGTCAAAAGCGATTCGAGCTACAAGGACATCAAGGACCTGAAGGGCAAGAATCTGTGCCTTGTCGATCCCAATTCAACGTCAGGCAACAACGTCCCGCGTTTCGCGATGGACAAGATGGGTATCGACCCGGAAAAGTTCTTCTCTAAGGTGGTCTATTCGGGAAGCCATGAGAACGCGGTGATCGGGCTTGCGCAGGGTACCTGCGACGCGGCGTTCAATTGGTGGAATGATGAGAAGGAGTCGAACCTGCTCCGGATGGAACGGAAGGGTATGGCGAAGGCCGCCGATTTCAAGATCATCATGAAGTCCGAACAGATTGTGAATTCGCCGATGGCTTATCTCAGCAGCCTGCCTGCTGACCTCAAGGCGGCGATCAAGAAGGCGGTGCTGGAAATTGCGGTGAAGGACAAGGCCGCTTTCGACAAGATCTACGAGGGGAAGCAGTTGCCCTTCGTCGAGGTTGATCACAAGGCCTATGAGGCTGTGATCGATCTCACCAAGTTTGTCGACAGCATTCGCAAGCAGAAATCCTGAGGGGAACGAAGGGGCCAGATGGATCGGGCAGATCGCGAAATCCGCCCATTCTTTCTCCTGAACATCCCATGCGAACAGCAGTCCCCGAATTCCCGGAAGCCAGGCTGCGAGAGCTCGCTGATCGCTATGCGGCTGCGGTTGCCGCCAAGCGGCGGCGCGTATGGCTGGGGTCGGCGGTCCTGATCGCCGCGGCGATTGCTGCTGGCTGGATGGGCGATGTCAATTTTGGGAATTTCGTCGAGAATTTCTGGCGCTTCCCGGCCTATTTTGCCAGCATCGCTCCTAAGTTTTCGCTCTCGACTGCGTGGGTTGATCTCACCGAGTGGCTTTGGGGACTGCCTCGCTGGACGCGACTTCTCGGAGACACGTTGCTGATCGCGTATATGGGAACGCTCACGGGAGCGATATGCGGATTCGCTCTCTGTTTCTTCGCATCGGCCAATCTCGTGAAGTCCCGTACGACCGTTTTTGTCACGCGACGCGTTCTCGAATTTTGCAGGACCGTGCCGGAGATCGTCTTTGCCCTGATTTTTGTGCTGGCATTTGGTCTGGGGCCACTGCCGGGCGTTCTCGCCATCGCAATCCATACCACCGGTGCGCTGGGCAAGCAGTTCGCCGAGGTTGTCGAGAATATCGATAGCAAACCGATCGAGGGGGTGGCGGCAAGCGGAGGCAGCTGGCTTCAGATTGTTCGGTTTGGCGCGGTGCCTCAGGTTCTCTCGAACTTCGTAAGCTATGCCCTGCTGAGATTCGAGATTAACGTCCGCGGCGCGGCCGTGATGGGCTTTGTCGGCGCCGGCGGGATCGGCCAGGATTTGATCGAGGCCGTTCGCAAGTTCTATTACACCGATGTCAGTGCCATCCTTTTGCTCATTATCGTCACCGTCATGTTGATCGACCTTATCACGGAGCGCGTGCGCCACGGCCTCCTCGGGCTGGAGGGTTCCGCTGCATGAATTCTTTCAGTTTTGAAAACCGGGCTGGCATCGTCGAACGTCACCCGGACGTTTTCCGGCCGGATTGGTGGCATCGGGGAAAAATCGCAATAGGCGTCGGCGGGGCGGTTGCGCTTTTTCTGTTCGGGATCGTTCAGCTCGACATTCCCTTTCACCGGCTCTCCGAGGGAATGGTCAAGCTGGGTGAATTCGTTCGGCTCATGTTGCCGCCTAATCCTGGTTCCTGGGCGGAAGTATTGAAATATCTGCATGCTCTCGGAGAGACGGTTTCGATCGCGTTTCTCGGCACGCTGGGCGGGGCACTGCTCGCGTTGCCGGTATCCCTGCTGGCGGCGCGCAATGTGGTTGCAAACTGGATCGTCCACCTTTTGACACGCCGCAGCCTCGATACCATTCGTGGCGTCGATACCTTGATCTGGGCCCTCATCTGGGTTGGCGTCGTGGGGTTGGGCCCGTTCGCAGTTATCTTGGCAGTCATCTGCAGCGATTTTGGGACTTTTGGGAAGTTATTCTCGGAAGCGATCGAGGCGGCCGACAAGAACCCCGCTGAGGGGGTTCGATCATTGGGCGGCAACCATCTCCATAGCGTCCGGTTCGGATTGCTGCCGCAGGTCTTTCCGATCTTGTTAAGTCAGGTGCTCTACTACTTCGAGTCGAATACGCGGTCGGCGACGATTATCGGAATCGTCGGGGCAGGCGGAATTGGACTTCAACTTGCCGAGCAAATCCGGGTGCTGGAATGGCAAAAGGTATCGTTTCTGATTTTGCTTATCCTGATAACGGTATCGGCAATCGACTGGATGTCCGGCAAGCTCCGTTTCGCGATCATCGGCAAGCGAGCAATCTCATGATGTCTCGCTGCTAGACTAGCCACTCTCGATCACGAACTCGACGCGCTCGGCCGCGAAGCGCGAGCGCTTGGTCGTGACCGGCTGGCCTGCGGTATCGACGTCGGTGCTGTCCACCACGAGCACGGGACGGCCGAGCGCGAGATCCAGCCGCGCCGCGTCGGTTGCGTCGACGATACTAGCGGTGATCCGGGTGGACGAGCGGCGAAAGTCCCGGATGCCGTAATGCGCAACCAGCTTGGTCATCGAACGGACATTGGCGAACACCTTCCCGGCATCGGGGAAGCGCTCGGCCGAAAGCCAGGTGGTGCTGACGCAGATCGGTACGCGGTCGGCGAGCCGCACCGATTCGATTCGGACCAGCGGCGCACCGGTCTTTAGTCCGAGCTCTCGCGCCAGCTCGCGCGTGGCTTCTTCCTCTGACACGTCGATAAACTGGCCGCGCGGCTCTCGGCCGCCGGCGCCGACGATTTCGGAAAAGCGCGTTCGGGAGCGCAGGGGATAGGC encodes the following:
- the phnD gene encoding phosphonate ABC transporter substrate-binding protein produces the protein MINSRMIFAAAAALAFSASAATAQDWKAKYPELVFAKVPDENASGTTNRWTPLAEYLSRELGTKVTLRIANDYAAVIEGQRAGNIHIAMYGPASYARAYIIGAKVEPFAIEVNGDGTKGYYSVLYVKSDSSYKDIKDLKGKNLCLVDPNSTSGNNVPRFAMDKMGIDPEKFFSKVVYSGSHENAVIGLAQGTCDAAFNWWNDEKESNLLRMERKGMAKAADFKIIMKSEQIVNSPMAYLSSLPADLKAAIKKAVLEIAVKDKAAFDKIYEGKQLPFVEVDHKAYEAVIDLTKFVDSIRKQKS
- the phnE gene encoding phosphonate ABC transporter, permease protein PhnE: MRTAVPEFPEARLRELADRYAAAVAAKRRRVWLGSAVLIAAAIAAGWMGDVNFGNFVENFWRFPAYFASIAPKFSLSTAWVDLTEWLWGLPRWTRLLGDTLLIAYMGTLTGAICGFALCFFASANLVKSRTTVFVTRRVLEFCRTVPEIVFALIFVLAFGLGPLPGVLAIAIHTTGALGKQFAEVVENIDSKPIEGVAASGGSWLQIVRFGAVPQVLSNFVSYALLRFEINVRGAAVMGFVGAGGIGQDLIEAVRKFYYTDVSAILLLIIVTVMLIDLITERVRHGLLGLEGSAA
- the phnE gene encoding phosphonate ABC transporter, permease protein PhnE — encoded protein: MNSFSFENRAGIVERHPDVFRPDWWHRGKIAIGVGGAVALFLFGIVQLDIPFHRLSEGMVKLGEFVRLMLPPNPGSWAEVLKYLHALGETVSIAFLGTLGGALLALPVSLLAARNVVANWIVHLLTRRSLDTIRGVDTLIWALIWVGVVGLGPFAVILAVICSDFGTFGKLFSEAIEAADKNPAEGVRSLGGNHLHSVRFGLLPQVFPILLSQVLYYFESNTRSATIIGIVGAGGIGLQLAEQIRVLEWQKVSFLILLILITVSAIDWMSGKLRFAIIGKRAIS
- the phnF gene encoding phosphonate metabolism transcriptional regulator PhnF; amino-acid sequence: MSIQDTPSGVALWRQVADGIERGIADGRFAAGEKLPGEMEIAETYRVNRHTVRRALATLAERGLVRAERGSGTYVETGRIAYPLRSRTRFSEIVGAGGREPRGQFIDVSEEEATRELARELGLKTGAPLVRIESVRLADRVPICVSTTWLSAERFPDAGKVFANVRSMTKLVAHYGIRDFRRSSTRITASIVDATDAARLDLALGRPVLVVDSTDVDTAGQPVTTKRSRFAAERVEFVIESG